CCTTTACTCCTACGATACTAACCGTTCCTCCTTGAAGTTTAAGGGCTGTTTCCACCATTTCCACTGCAGATTTTTTTCCATCCATTCCTACACAATCAATAACAGAATCTGCCCCTCCTTTTGTTATTTCTTTTAAAATGGGTACCTAGATGGTCCTGCTTAGAAAAAACATAGACTTCCACTTTATTTACATTTTTAGCATCGATATTGAACATAATCTACTGCAATCACGCGCTTTGCCCCTTTTAACCAGGCAAATTTCTGTGCAAGCAAACCTACTGGACCGCAGCCTAGCACAATAACGGCGTCATTTATTTTTGACATTTGATTGTTCTACACACCAATAGGCAGTTGGAATAATATCTGAAAGAAACAGAATGCTTTCGTCTTTGAGATCGCATTCTTTTGGCACGACATATGGCGTGAAATTTCCATGAGGAACTCTTAATAACTCTGCTTGACCTCCGGGATACCCGCCAAATGTTCCAGAATACCCGAAATATGCTCCTGCCTTGCTATGAGAATTTGAGTTGTCGCATTGACTCTCTAATTGATTCTTGCAATAGTAACATTCCCCGCACTCAATGTTAAATGGGACAATAACTCTGTCTCCTTTTTTCACTTTTGTCACATCAGGCCCCGTTTCTTCAACAATTCCCATTGGCTCATGTCCAATAATATAATCCTCCGAAAAATTAGGAATCTATTCCGTGGACCAAATGGAGATCTGAACCACAAATGGCTGTACTTGTAATTCTTACTAGTATGTCGTCTTTTTTTCTATTTTTGCGTCTGGAACTTCTTTTACTTTCACATCTTTTATTCCTTGATAAGTTACGGCTTTCATATTTTCGCCTCTACGATTGATTGTTAACTGCTCCATTCGTTTCAAATATCTACTGCATTAATATTTAGTCGGTACTTAAGAAATGTCATTCGATGTACAAACCGTCTCCTTTAAAATAACCGTTCCTAAATGAAAAGAATTATGATATTTGTAAAAAAAGCTGTTACAATAAGAATCGTTATTTTTGCTAATGAAAGGAAGTGCAGAAATGAAATACAAAAAGTTAGGAAAAAGTGGTGCCATTGTTTCTGAATTGTGCTTAGGTACGATGACGTTTGGAAAAGGAACTTCTGAAAAAGATGCTGTTCGCATGGTTCATCAGTTTCTTGATTATGGAGGAAATTTTATCGACACAGCTGACGTATACGTTGGCGGAAAATCAGAAGAAATAGTTGGGGAGGCTATTAAAGATAGGCGATCCGATGTAGTACTGGCTACAAAAGTTCGGATGAAAACAGGAGAAAATCCGAATGATGTTGGATATTCACGTAAACGTGTGATGGAAGGGGTTGAACAAAGTCTTAAACGACTTAAAACAGATTATATTGATCTCTATCAGCTGCATGTATGGGATCATCTTACCCCAATAGAGGAAACACTCCGCACGCTTAATGATCTCATTTCTTCTGGGAAAGTTAGATACATCGGCTGCTCTAATTTTTTGGCATGGCAGTTAATGAAGTCTTTGTCGATTAGTGAACAAAAAAATATAGCTAAATTCATTACCATTCAGCCGCAATATAGTTTACTGCATCGGGAAATGGACAGGGAGATGCTATCTCTTTGTCAAGAGGAAGGGATAGGGATTCTTCCGTGGGCTCCGCTTGGTGGTGGTTTCTTAACAGGAAAATACGATTCTTTACATAAGCCAGATGAAGAGTGGCGATTAGTTACAGCAGGGCCTGGTGAATACTATTGGGAAAATAAAGCGCTTGAGAGAAACTTTATCATTCTTGAAAAAGTAAAAAAGATAGCAGCTGAGATTGATAAGACACCGGCTCAGGTAGCGCTAAACTGGCTGTTAATGAAAGAAGGTATCACATCACCTATTTTTGGAGCAAGAACCCTAGAACAATTTGAAGAAAATATAAACGCTGCTGGCTGGCAATTAAGTAAAGAACACTTTGAAGAACTTGATCAGATTAGTGCACTGCCTCCGGAATATCCTAATCGATTTATTGAAAAATTTAAAAGAGACATTTAAACAGTGAGAAGGGTAAGCTCCCTTCTCATTTTTCCTCTATCCATTTTTTAATGAGTGGTCCATCTTTACCGAAAACAGGGTCAAACTTAGGCAGGGGAACATTTTTTATATCCTCCATCACTTCTGGTCTTTCCTTTCGTTCTCCGGTCTTAAGGTTATAATTTGATCCGTTCGGATACGCACCAGTCATTCGAAAATCGAAACTAGAACTCATTTTTTTGTGGCCGGTTCCGGCAGGAAGAACGATAACGTCTCCTGCTTCCAAATCAAAAGCAGTACCTTTTTTGCCGCCGAGTTTAATACGGACAGAACCTTTCAAAACGCCTAATACTTCATGAGAGTCACTGTGATAGTGGTGGTAGTCTAACACATCTCCTCTCCAGCTGTTTTTCCAATTGTTATGATGAAAGGTATCTTGGCATGCTTCAGGTTCATTAGCAAATACTGCTGAATACAATAGGACCGGCAATTTTTCATTATTTGGTATGCTGCCGTCATCTGTAAAAGTCATAGAGGTGATTTTTTGTTTTTTCATGTTCATCCCTCCTAGGTCTTCAGCTATTCCTTCATATATCCTTCTTTGTTATTAATTAAACGAATTATATCTTCAAAACTGCTCCGTCCAGGCGTTTTATACCGCGTAAATCTGCCAGTTCTTTTACTAATTGCAGAGCGGCTTTATCTTTTTGCTTCGCTTCTACCATTATATCCAAAGATTGTCCGTATTGTTTTATGGCATTGATAAGTAGAAGGATAAATGTAAGATCTACATAATCGGCATGACTTCTGCAGGCTGCTTCAGATTTTGGCGAAGAGACGTGAATTTTTGGAGGATGCGGAGTATGTTTCCATGTTTTAAATACACGCGGCAAAATTATTTCAAGGTTTTCGGATGAATGCCGATTTGCCTTGTAGTGATGAAAATCAAACATACAAGGGATGTTTTCTGTTTCACAGATATCTAATACTTCAGAAGCCGTGTAGGTTTTATCATCATTTTCGAGAGTCATCTGTTTTTTTTATATAAAGCGGCAGCTGCTGAAGGTTCGTATAAAACCGATTAACAGCAGCACTTTTAGTGCCGTATGCTCCGCCGACATGAAGATTAATATAAGCTTCTGATGATAAATTCATGGCATCTAACAAATGGTAATGATATTTCATGTTGTTTACTGCGTTAGCTGTAATATACGGCTTATTGCTTGTGAAAAGGGTAAATTGATTAGGATGAAAGCTTGTTCGAATGCCATGTTGTTTAACAAGCTCTCCTATCTCCTTATAAAGATGGAGAAAAGGCGAAAGATAGTCCCACTCGACTTTCTGATGAGCAGCAAGAGGGATAAGTGATGATGAAAATCGATAGAGTTTTATGCCATGTGCAATATTAAAATGCAGGGCACATATGGTATGTTCAAGGTTTTTCTTCGTAATCTCATACAATGAACTATTTCTTTCTTGAGCATTCATTTTTTCCATCGAATAAAAGTAAGGGTTTTCGCAGGTGAAGCATTCCAAAGCGAGGCGGCGTGAGCAACATAACCTAATCGAATAATCATTGCTTCTCTATTTCCTTGGACACCACAAAAGCCAGGTCGTCATTACCAAATAAGGACAAGACCCCTAGCAACGTTTCATTTGATATGTCTTCTGATTCTTCTTTAGGTACCGTTAAATCAATAGCCTGCTCAAGTTGAGGGTTATTGCCTTGGTCTGGATAAGCTTTCAGATACAGTTCATGTGGATTTAAATGATGGTTAACGCACCACTGAGCAAAAACTAATATCATCATCTTTTCATCCTGCTGGTAGCTTTTAATGATTTTATCTTCTACTTCTTTTTGATTCATTTTATCATTTCCTCCGTGGTGAATCTTTTTATGAGTGTATTTCTATAGTAAAGGACAAAATATTCGTTTACAAATACAAATCACTCCTTCGTTCATATTCCTCTAAGCATTGAGACATAGTAACAATACGGAGGGATAAGAAATGAAAATACTGCGTTATATGCTGACGCTTACAATACTATTTTCTTTCCTTTTAACGGAAACCACTTTAACCTTTTCCGAAGACTCACAGGTTTTTGCATCAAAAAACAAAACAGTTCGGTTTGATGACGACGATGATCTTGCCCTTTTTACGGAATCTCATACAACACTTGATTTTCATTTTTTAGATGTCGGGCAAGGAGATAGTACGTTAATTGTTTCTGATACAGGTGCTGCTATGTTAATTGATGGGGGAAAACCAGAATGCGGAAAGGAAATAGTACGTTACTTGAACGAAGCGGGGATTGATAAATTAGAATGGGTGGTTGCTACTCACCCTGATATCGATCACATAGGCGGTTTAGTTGAAGTATTAGAAGAAATGGACGTAGAAAAAGTATTAGACAGCGGAAGAGAACATGATACAAAAACCTATCAAAAGTACAGGAAAATAATTAAGGATAAAAAGATTGATTTTTTTCTAGCCGAAGAAGGGGAACGTGTAAAAACAAAACTTGCAGATCAAGTAAACGTATTAAATAGTTATTCTGATAGTGATGTGCGAAACGATTCTTCTATCGTGCTTCAAATTGAGTATGGTGACACGAACGTATTGCTGGCTGGGGACGCGACCGTAGTAAATGAAAAGGATATGATGAAAAAGTATGACTTGGAATCAGACATTATAAAAGTAGCTCATCATGGGTCGCTTACTTCAACAGGGAGTGAATTTATAGAAAAAGTTGACCCGGAAATAGCTATTATACCGTTCGATAAGAAAAATACATTTGGCCACCCAAATGCTAGTGTAGTAAATCGTTTGAGAAACACGGGTGCAGATATTTATACGACGGAACATTCCGGTCATATTTTAGTCTCATTGTATAAAGAGAATATGTACATTTCAAAAAAACCTTGGACAGGAAAAGGAAGAAAATTCCCAACACCCGTACCAAGAATCCACATGGCTAACGAAAAAACCTACAAAATAGATAAACCCGTAAATATTAATACAGCTTCTAAAAAAGAAATAGCAAAACTTCCGCATATAAGTCCGGTGGCGGCAGAATTGGTAGTGGAATATAAAGATGCAAACGGGCCTTTTCGCACAAAAGAAGAATTAATTAAAGTAAGCGGAGTTGGAAAGTATACGTACAAAAAAATAAATAAATATATTACAACCTGAGGTGATTTGTCCTGTAATCTTTTTTCCTTTTATAAAACTGGTTATTTATTTTCTTATAAATAAATACGGTTAGATAAGAAGAAAAAATGACAGGAGGACGAATCTGTGCAAATACATGTAGTTGCTCCAGGTGAATCCCTATGGGTTATTGCTCAGAGGTATAATGTTCCGTATAACACAATTTCTCAAGCCAATCAGCTTCCTAACCCTGATCAATTAGTTGTAGGCCAAGCACTTGTTATTCCTATTGAAGGACGTATTCATTGGGTACAGCCTGGAGAGAATGTTTGGCACGTTAGTCAGCGCTATCAAACACCTGTAAAAGAAATTTTAAGAAGAAATAGACTCTCGTTTCCGCAATATATTCCAACAGGTTATCCGCTTTATATTTTAAATGAGTTCAGACAAAAGCCATCGGTTGATGTTGGCGCTTATATTGATTTGCAAATAACAGGAGAGGAGTCCCAGTCTGTAATTAATGAAATCGGTCAACATTTAACTTTTTTACAAGTATTCAGTTACCACATGAATGACGATGGGACTCTTACTCCTATTGAAGACCAGCCAATTATTAACACAGCTTATCAAAATGAAATTGTACCTTTAATGGTGATCACCAATATTGAAGACGGAGAATTTAATACTGAGCTTGCTACTACGGTTTTAGGAAGTGAAGACTTACAGAACAAGCTCCTAGATGAAGCGCTGGCTATCATGGAGGAAAAAGGGTATTTAGGTTTGGATTTCGATTTGGAATATTTGGGGGCTGAAAACAGAGAACCTTACAATAATTTAATGAGAAAAGCAAAAGAGCGGCTGGATGAAAAAGGTTATTTTTTATCTAGTGCACTTGCTCCTCAAGTGGAACCTGGGATGCCTGGAGTTTTATATGAAGGACATGATTTTGAAACGCATGGTGAGATTGCTGATTTTGTATTTTTAATGACTTATGAATGGGGATGGACAGGAGGCCCCCCGATGGCAGTTGCTCCTATTAATGAAGTAAGGCGGGTTATTGAATATGCTGTTTCTGTCATGCCAAGCGATAAAATTATGATGGGAATTCCTTTGTACGGATATAACTGGACTCTTCCTTATGTAGAAGGAGAAACACAAGCGGAATCCATTGATCATCAACAGGCTATTGAGTTAGCTATTAAATATAATGCTGCTATAGAATATGATCAAGAAGCTCAATCTCCTTTTTTTAGATATTATGATGAACAAGGGAACGAACATGAGGTATGGTTTGATGATGCAAGAAGCATTCAAGCTAAATTTGATCTTATCAAAGAGTTTGATTTACGAGGGTTTTATTATTGGGTTCTCGGTTGGGAATTTCCGCAAAACTGGCTGCTTTTAGAAGATAACTTTAATGTAAACAAACGAGTATAGGAAAATGCATGAAAATAAAGGATAAGAACATATTAAGGGAGACAACATTACAAGGAGGTTGAAGGAACAAATGGCTCGAATTGGAGTGGAAGAATCCCTTACTGATGTTCAACAGCAATTACAAGAACAAGGGCATGAAGTAATTACATTAAGGCAGGAATCGGATGCTGACGGCTGTGATTGCTGCGTTATTACTGGCCAGGATCAAAACATGATGAATATGCAAAATACAACGCTTGAAGGGGCTGTTATCAACGCCCACGGTTTCAATTCCAACGAGATTTGTGAGCAAGTTGAACAAAAACTTCACCAATAAGAGTGAATGAAAGCCCGGTCATCTGCGCTTTAAGATGGCCGGTTTTCAGCCCACGGGTTAAAATTTCACGTACCGTATTAAATTATAAAAAACAAAAAATATTTGACTAACTAAAATGTTAACTATAAAATATAATTGGTTAACAATAGAAAATTCTTCTGGAAAGGTTGTTGTTGCTAAAAATGGAGAAACTCTACAGTGTTCGAATGAGAGCAGCGGTTGGAGGTGCTCATGAGAAAGGGGGAAAACATATTTCCGGTGGAGAAAATCTGGCTTATGAAACCGAATTGCAAGAAAAAGCTGATCATTTAATTAAAAAAGCATTTTTACATCAACGAGGAAAGCCAGATTTTTTTAATCTTGTGATCGAAAATGTAAAAGAGCCAGTCTGCTGCAGTGAACCACTGCTTGTCTCCACGTATAATGTGAAAGATGCGAAAGATGGCAGAATTACTGCAGAATATCTTTTACAACAATGCGGATTGACCAATGCAGTGATAAACAAAGCGTTTAACATTCTTGTTAGTAACTTTCATGTTCGCGGAGCTATTCTTGTTGATGCTCAAACGGGACAACGCCTTGATAACAGAGAGGATCAAGGTGTACGTGTGTCTCAGCTTGATTGGAGACAAAATGATTTTAAAAATTGGTGTAAATTCCATGAATTACATGAAAACTTTCGCCTGAAAGAAGCATTAACTTTAGCTGCAAAAGTATGCAGACATTCTGCAACAATTGCCGAACTTTGCTGGAGCGATGATCCAAACTACATAACGGGTTACGTAGCTAGTCCAAAAAGAGGCTATGAACGAATCACTAAAATGAAAGAAAAAGGAGATGAACAAGGTGGACGGGTGTTATTTATAGACCCCGTTCAAGACGTTGATGCCTATGTTTACTATTTAGAAAAGAAACCTTTTATGATAAGAAACGGAGGAGAAGAAAAATGAATTTAATAGAAAAAAGCAAGCAGCATTTATGGCTTCCATTTACACAAATGAAAGACTATGATGAAAATCCACTGATTATTGAAAGTGGTGATGGTATCAAAGTGAAAGATACGAACGGAAATGAATATTATGATGCCTTTTCTTCTGTATGGTTAAACGTCCATGGCCACCGAAAAAAAGAATTAGATCAGGCGATTATTTCTCAATTAGATAAAATTGCTCATTCCACGTTACTTGGTATGACCAATGTTCCTGCGACAGAACTTGCTGAAAAGCTAGTTGAAATCGCTCCTCCTGCTTTATCGAGAGTGTTTTATTCAGACAGTGGCGCAGAAGCAGTAGAAATTGCTGTGAAAATGGCATTTCAATATTGGCAGAACCTTGGCCAAACAAAAAAACAAAAATTTATTTCAGTAAAAAATGGCTATCACGGAGATACAATTGGAGCAGTTAGTGTAGGATCGATTGATATATTTCACAATATTTACGGCCCCTTAATGTTTGAAAATTATCACACGCCCGTCCCTAATGTGTACCGCCACCCGAGCGAAGATCCTGTTCAGTGTTCAGAAGAATGTTTAGAAAATTTGGAAACACTTTTAGCGGAAAATCATGAGAGTATTGCAGGGTTAACCATTGAATCAATGGTACAGGGAGCAGGTGGAATGATTGTCATGCCTGAAGGGTTTTTATCTGGTGTTCGTAAGCTTTGCAGTAAATATGATGTGCTAATGATCGTTGATGAAGTAGCAACGGGCTTCGGCCGGACAGGAAAAATGTTTGCATGTGAACATGAATCTGTAGAACCGGATTTAATGGCAGCGGGCAAAGGTCTTACCGGCGGGTATTTACCAGTTGCAGTAACCTTTACGACAGAAAGAATTTATGAAGCTTTCTATGATGACTATAAAAATTTTAAAACGTTTTTTCACGGACATTCTTATACGGGAAATCAGCTTGGCTGCGCCGTGGCATTAGAAAACCTCCGATTATTTGAAAAAGATAGAATAGTTGAACAAGTATCTGATAAAACAGACTTTTTGAGAGGATTACTTGAAAACATAAAAGAACTTGATCATGTAGGGGATGTTCGGCAGCTTGGTTTTATGTGTGGAATTGAACTCGTACTGGACAAGAATACGAAAGAATCTTTTCCTTTTGAAAGCAGAACAGGCTATAAAACATCTTTGAAAATGAGAGAACTCGGCTTATTAACACGCCCAATGGGAGATGTAGCTGTTTTTATGCCGCCGTTAGTCAGTACGAAATCTGAACTTAAGAAAATGACTGCCATTATGAAAGAAGCGATTGAGGCGGTGACAAAAGAGGAGGTGCAGCGTCTTGATCAAACCGACGTATAGTTGGGTCGATCAACAAATAAACGATCTTAAAAAAAGGGGACTATATCGTCATTTACGAACGATTGAAAGTGGTCCTGCTTCAACAGTTGAAATAGAAGGAAAAGAAATGCTTATAGCATCATCTAATAATTATTTAGGTTTAGCAGCAGATCAAAGGCTGATAATGGAAGCATCAAAGGTGGTGCAGCAGTTTGGAGTAGGAAGTACGGGCTCAAGATTAACTACTGGTAATTCTACGTGGCACGAAAAATTAGAAAAGCGGATAGCTGCTTTTAAAAAAGAAGAAGCCGCTATTGTATTTTCAAGCGGATACCTTGCTAATGTTGGCGTTATTTCTGCTTTAGCACAGGACGGGGATGTTATTTTAAGTGATGAATTAAATCATGCTAGTTTAATTGACGGCTGCCGTCTTAGTAAAGCGAATACAATGGTTTACCGGCATGTGGATATGAATGATTTGAAAAAAAAGCTGCAGCTGGCGCGCAATGCTCAAAATAAGTTTATTGTGACAGACAGTGTGTTCAGCATGGATGGCAATCTTGCACCATTACCTGAGATAAAAGAATTAGCGGACCAATATAACGCCTTTATCATTGTCGATGACGCACATGCTACTGGTGTTTTAGGAGAAAATGGAAGAGGCAGCACAGAACATTTTCATGTTGAGGTTGATATTACTATTGGTACGTTTAGTAAAGCCATTGGTACAGAGGGCGGGTTTGCTGCAGGTTCTTTTCCAATCATAGAGTTATTACGCAACAAAGCACGTTCCTTTATTTTTCAAACAGCTCTGCCGCCGGGAAGCGTTGCAGCTGCCATAAAATCAATCGACATTA
This DNA window, taken from Alteribacillus bidgolensis, encodes the following:
- a CDS encoding 6-carboxyhexanoate--CoA ligase, translated to MEKLYSVRMRAAVGGAHEKGGKHISGGENLAYETELQEKADHLIKKAFLHQRGKPDFFNLVIENVKEPVCCSEPLLVSTYNVKDAKDGRITAEYLLQQCGLTNAVINKAFNILVSNFHVRGAILVDAQTGQRLDNREDQGVRVSQLDWRQNDFKNWCKFHELHENFRLKEALTLAAKVCRHSATIAELCWSDDPNYITGYVASPKRGYERITKMKEKGDEQGGRVLFIDPVQDVDAYVYYLEKKPFMIRNGGEEK
- the bioA gene encoding adenosylmethionine--8-amino-7-oxononanoate transaminase, with protein sequence MNLIEKSKQHLWLPFTQMKDYDENPLIIESGDGIKVKDTNGNEYYDAFSSVWLNVHGHRKKELDQAIISQLDKIAHSTLLGMTNVPATELAEKLVEIAPPALSRVFYSDSGAEAVEIAVKMAFQYWQNLGQTKKQKFISVKNGYHGDTIGAVSVGSIDIFHNIYGPLMFENYHTPVPNVYRHPSEDPVQCSEECLENLETLLAENHESIAGLTIESMVQGAGGMIVMPEGFLSGVRKLCSKYDVLMIVDEVATGFGRTGKMFACEHESVEPDLMAAGKGLTGGYLPVAVTFTTERIYEAFYDDYKNFKTFFHGHSYTGNQLGCAVALENLRLFEKDRIVEQVSDKTDFLRGLLENIKELDHVGDVRQLGFMCGIELVLDKNTKESFPFESRTGYKTSLKMRELGLLTRPMGDVAVFMPPLVSTKSELKKMTAIMKEAIEAVTKEEVQRLDQTDV
- the bioF gene encoding 8-amino-7-oxononanoate synthase; this encodes MIKPTYSWVDQQINDLKKRGLYRHLRTIESGPASTVEIEGKEMLIASSNNYLGLAADQRLIMEASKVVQQFGVGSTGSRLTTGNSTWHEKLEKRIAAFKKEEAAIVFSSGYLANVGVISALAQDGDVILSDELNHASLIDGCRLSKANTMVYRHVDMNDLKKKLQLARNAQNKFIVTDSVFSMDGNLAPLPEIKELADQYNAFIIVDDAHATGVLGENGRGSTEHFHVEVDITIGTFSKAIGTEGGFAAGSFPIIELLRNKARSFIFQTALPPGSVAAAIKSIDIIEQEKSLIHSLRANIEKLQKQLAEIGFVTMPTPTPIIPVLIGEAQKTVAFSKQLEREGIFAPAIRPPTVPEGKSRIRLTVMASHTDKHIQQVSQAFYTTGKNMGVI
- a CDS encoding MBL fold metallo-hydrolase, encoding MKILRYMLTLTILFSFLLTETTLTFSEDSQVFASKNKTVRFDDDDDLALFTESHTTLDFHFLDVGQGDSTLIVSDTGAAMLIDGGKPECGKEIVRYLNEAGIDKLEWVVATHPDIDHIGGLVEVLEEMDVEKVLDSGREHDTKTYQKYRKIIKDKKIDFFLAEEGERVKTKLADQVNVLNSYSDSDVRNDSSIVLQIEYGDTNVLLAGDATVVNEKDMMKKYDLESDIIKVAHHGSLTSTGSEFIEKVDPEIAIIPFDKKNTFGHPNASVVNRLRNTGADIYTTEHSGHILVSLYKENMYISKKPWTGKGRKFPTPVPRIHMANEKTYKIDKPVNINTASKKEIAKLPHISPVAAELVVEYKDANGPFRTKEELIKVSGVGKYTYKKINKYITT
- a CDS encoding YkuS family protein; its protein translation is MARIGVEESLTDVQQQLQEQGHEVITLRQESDADGCDCCVITGQDQNMMNMQNTTLEGAVINAHGFNSNEICEQVEQKLHQ
- a CDS encoding glycosyl hydrolase family 18 protein; its protein translation is MQIHVVAPGESLWVIAQRYNVPYNTISQANQLPNPDQLVVGQALVIPIEGRIHWVQPGENVWHVSQRYQTPVKEILRRNRLSFPQYIPTGYPLYILNEFRQKPSVDVGAYIDLQITGEESQSVINEIGQHLTFLQVFSYHMNDDGTLTPIEDQPIINTAYQNEIVPLMVITNIEDGEFNTELATTVLGSEDLQNKLLDEALAIMEEKGYLGLDFDLEYLGAENREPYNNLMRKAKERLDEKGYFLSSALAPQVEPGMPGVLYEGHDFETHGEIADFVFLMTYEWGWTGGPPMAVAPINEVRRVIEYAVSVMPSDKIMMGIPLYGYNWTLPYVEGETQAESIDHQQAIELAIKYNAAIEYDQEAQSPFFRYYDEQGNEHEVWFDDARSIQAKFDLIKEFDLRGFYYWVLGWEFPQNWLLLEDNFNVNKRV
- a CDS encoding cupin domain-containing protein translates to MKKQKITSMTFTDDGSIPNNEKLPVLLYSAVFANEPEACQDTFHHNNWKNSWRGDVLDYHHYHSDSHEVLGVLKGSVRIKLGGKKGTAFDLEAGDVIVLPAGTGHKKMSSSFDFRMTGAYPNGSNYNLKTGERKERPEVMEDIKNVPLPKFDPVFGKDGPLIKKWIEEK
- a CDS encoding aldo/keto reductase; protein product: MKYKKLGKSGAIVSELCLGTMTFGKGTSEKDAVRMVHQFLDYGGNFIDTADVYVGGKSEEIVGEAIKDRRSDVVLATKVRMKTGENPNDVGYSRKRVMEGVEQSLKRLKTDYIDLYQLHVWDHLTPIEETLRTLNDLISSGKVRYIGCSNFLAWQLMKSLSISEQKNIAKFITIQPQYSLLHREMDREMLSLCQEEGIGILPWAPLGGGFLTGKYDSLHKPDEEWRLVTAGPGEYYWENKALERNFIILEKVKKIAAEIDKTPAQVALNWLLMKEGITSPIFGARTLEQFEENINAAGWQLSKEHFEELDQISALPPEYPNRFIEKFKRDI